The following proteins are co-located in the Brevibacillus laterosporus DSM 25 genome:
- the ispG gene encoding flavodoxin-dependent (E)-4-hydroxy-3-methylbut-2-enyl-diphosphate synthase, with protein MFKREETKPVFVGGVQIGGQKSVVIQSMTTADTRDVEATLKQIEQLHEAGCQIVRLAVVNEDAAKAIKQIKERSPLPLVADIHFDYRLALTALESGIDKIRINPGNIGNRKRTQAVVDACRERNVPIRIGVNSGSVEKRLLDKYGYPSPEAIVESAMNHVEILEDLNYDNITISLKSSDVPTMIQTYSLMAERRPYPLHVGVTEAGTQFSGSIKSAVGIGTVLSMGIGDTIRVSLTADPVEEIKVAKQILRSLDIVNNDPVVIACPSCGRCAIDLIGLATKVEDAVSTLKKPLKVAVMGCAVNGPGEAREADVGVAGGNGEGLIFRNGEIIRKVKEDELFEELMKEINTIMEEE; from the coding sequence TTGTTTAAGCGCGAGGAGACCAAACCGGTATTTGTAGGCGGAGTCCAAATTGGGGGACAGAAAAGTGTGGTTATCCAATCTATGACCACCGCTGATACGCGTGATGTAGAAGCTACGCTCAAACAGATAGAGCAATTACATGAAGCTGGGTGCCAAATTGTTCGCTTAGCGGTTGTTAATGAAGATGCTGCCAAAGCAATCAAGCAAATTAAAGAACGTTCACCATTGCCGTTAGTAGCTGATATTCATTTTGACTATCGATTAGCGCTTACAGCATTGGAAAGTGGAATTGATAAAATCCGAATTAATCCAGGGAATATTGGTAATCGGAAACGAACACAGGCAGTAGTCGATGCTTGCCGTGAACGAAATGTTCCTATTCGTATTGGTGTAAACTCAGGTTCAGTAGAAAAACGTTTACTAGACAAATACGGATATCCAAGTCCGGAAGCGATCGTGGAATCAGCCATGAACCACGTCGAGATTCTGGAAGACCTAAACTATGATAATATTACGATCTCACTAAAATCTTCAGATGTTCCAACCATGATTCAGACCTATTCGTTAATGGCAGAACGTCGTCCTTATCCGTTACATGTAGGGGTAACAGAAGCAGGTACGCAATTCTCTGGTAGCATTAAATCTGCTGTAGGAATTGGTACGGTTTTATCCATGGGCATCGGTGACACAATCCGTGTATCACTCACGGCTGATCCTGTTGAAGAAATTAAGGTAGCGAAACAGATTTTGCGCAGTCTAGATATCGTCAATAATGATCCAGTTGTTATTGCTTGCCCATCTTGTGGTCGTTGTGCTATTGATCTGATCGGGTTGGCAACTAAGGTGGAAGACGCAGTCAGCACATTGAAAAAACCATTGAAGGTGGCTGTTATGGGCTGTGCAGTTAACGGACCAGGTGAAGCACGTGAAGCCGATGTGGGTGTTGCTGGTGGTAATGGAGAGGGTCTAATCTTCCGCAACGGTGAAATCATCCGTAAAGTAAAAGAAGACGAACTTTTTGAAGAGTTAATGAAAGAGATTAACACAATCATGGAAGAAGAATAG
- a CDS encoding phosphatidate cytidylyltransferase, which yields MKERIITGLLGGVGFLTLVYLGGIWYSSLVLLMAFIGLFEFLRMANIKPFSFPGILGYVILISAWQPDLTALFFPVLGFLKVSDFGAITVEWSQILLLPLFLLLFYTVLSKNRFHIEHAALVLLGALYIGYGFHYVAVARGGVGLAGFWLTIIILLSVWSTDSGAYFAGKALGKRKLWPDISPNKTVEGALGGFLASLVVVGVIDALLIFLQVPGALPWGQALAIAAITGIVGPLGDLVESAYKRHFAVKDSGHILPGHGGILDRFDSMLIVFPVLYLFGLF from the coding sequence GTGAAGGAACGGATAATTACCGGATTACTTGGGGGTGTTGGTTTTCTAACCCTAGTATATCTGGGAGGGATTTGGTACTCATCCCTTGTATTACTTATGGCCTTCATCGGCCTTTTTGAATTTTTACGCATGGCCAACATAAAGCCATTTAGTTTTCCAGGTATCCTAGGCTATGTCATTTTAATAAGTGCTTGGCAACCAGATCTCACAGCTTTATTTTTCCCAGTACTCGGGTTTTTGAAGGTAAGTGATTTTGGTGCAATCACAGTAGAATGGAGTCAAATTCTTCTTCTACCGTTATTTTTGTTGCTATTTTATACTGTACTTAGCAAAAATCGATTTCATATTGAACATGCCGCTCTGGTATTACTCGGAGCGTTATACATAGGATATGGTTTTCATTACGTTGCCGTGGCTCGTGGGGGCGTAGGTCTAGCTGGATTTTGGCTCACTATTATCATTTTGTTATCTGTATGGTCAACGGATTCTGGAGCCTATTTTGCAGGCAAAGCATTGGGGAAACGCAAATTATGGCCAGATATTAGTCCAAATAAAACGGTAGAGGGAGCGCTTGGAGGTTTCCTTGCCTCCCTTGTAGTTGTCGGTGTAATCGATGCTTTATTGATTTTTTTGCAAGTACCAGGAGCTCTTCCATGGGGACAAGCTTTGGCAATTGCAGCAATTACAGGTATTGTCGGTCCGCTGGGAGATTTAGTAGAATCAGCTTACAAGCGTCATTTCGCAGTGAAGGATTCAGGCCATATTCTTCCAGGGCACGGTGGCATCCTCGATCGTTTTGATAGTATGCTAATTGTGTTTCCAGTACTGTACTTGTTTGGCTTGTTTTAA
- a CDS encoding proline--tRNA ligase, protein MLRQSQLLIPTLREVPADAEIASHKLLLRAGLARQLASGIYTFMPIALRVLHKIQNIVREEMNNAGAQEILMPTIQPAEIWEKSGRWDHYGPELMRLRDRHDRRFALGPTHEEVVATLVASEINSYKKLPINLYQIQTKFRDEVRPRFGLIRCREFMMKDAYSFDKTQEGLDKSFDDMFHAYHRIFTRVGLNYRAVEADAGSIGGTGTYEFMALCEIGEDTIAYSTEGDYAANLEKAEVLYNGPTSVEVDVAPLEKIHTPNTRTIEQLKESLGIEGKDIVKSLAYMVDDQFVLVLIRGDHELNEVKLKNMFDAIDIRMATETEITEKLGAPVGFIGPVGAGEKKIEVVADNYVQEVASAIVGANEVDYHLKNAQYGRDYQVSRFADLRNIQEGDVCPRTQAPIAFARGVEVGHVFKLGTKYSEPIGATFLDENGREQTMIMGCYGIGVSRTLAAVIEQNNDENGIIWPVSVAPYHAHVIPINVKSDQQREMSEEITAALQAAGVEVLYDDRTERAGVKFKDADLLGLPLRITVSDKLEPGTVEVRVRRTGEATVVAVSELIPYVKEQLANL, encoded by the coding sequence GTGTTAAGGCAAAGCCAATTACTAATCCCTACTTTACGCGAGGTACCAGCAGACGCAGAAATTGCCAGTCATAAACTGTTGTTGCGTGCTGGTCTTGCAAGACAGTTAGCTTCCGGTATTTATACATTTATGCCGATTGCTCTGCGTGTCCTCCATAAAATTCAAAACATCGTGCGTGAAGAAATGAATAACGCAGGTGCACAAGAGATTTTAATGCCAACGATTCAACCAGCGGAAATTTGGGAGAAAAGTGGTCGGTGGGACCATTATGGTCCTGAATTGATGCGCTTACGTGATCGCCATGATCGTCGTTTTGCTTTAGGACCAACTCATGAAGAGGTTGTAGCTACCCTAGTAGCTAGCGAAATCAATTCCTATAAAAAATTGCCAATTAACCTGTATCAAATTCAAACAAAATTCCGCGATGAGGTACGTCCGCGTTTTGGATTGATACGTTGTCGAGAATTTATGATGAAGGATGCTTATTCTTTTGATAAAACTCAAGAAGGTTTGGATAAGAGCTTTGATGATATGTTCCATGCGTACCACCGTATTTTCACTCGTGTTGGACTTAACTATCGTGCGGTAGAAGCCGACGCGGGTTCTATTGGTGGAACAGGGACTTACGAATTTATGGCGCTGTGTGAAATCGGGGAAGATACGATTGCTTATTCTACAGAAGGCGATTATGCAGCTAATCTGGAGAAAGCGGAAGTTTTGTATAACGGACCAACTTCTGTAGAAGTAGACGTGGCTCCATTAGAAAAAATCCACACACCAAACACCAGAACCATTGAACAATTAAAAGAAAGTCTGGGTATTGAAGGCAAAGACATCGTGAAAAGCTTAGCTTACATGGTGGATGATCAGTTTGTACTCGTTTTGATTCGTGGGGATCATGAATTGAATGAAGTGAAGCTAAAAAATATGTTTGACGCGATTGATATACGCATGGCGACAGAAACAGAAATCACTGAGAAGCTAGGTGCTCCAGTCGGTTTTATTGGTCCTGTTGGTGCTGGTGAGAAAAAGATTGAGGTAGTAGCAGACAATTACGTTCAAGAGGTAGCTAGTGCTATTGTTGGAGCAAACGAAGTAGATTACCATTTGAAGAACGCGCAATATGGACGCGATTATCAGGTGTCTCGTTTTGCTGATCTGCGAAATATTCAGGAGGGTGATGTTTGCCCACGTACACAAGCTCCAATCGCCTTCGCCCGTGGTGTAGAAGTAGGTCACGTATTTAAGTTGGGTACAAAATACTCAGAGCCAATCGGAGCTACCTTCCTAGATGAGAATGGTCGTGAACAAACGATGATCATGGGATGTTACGGTATTGGTGTATCTCGTACACTGGCTGCTGTCATTGAACAAAACAATGACGAGAATGGTATTATCTGGCCAGTATCTGTTGCTCCATATCATGCACATGTAATTCCGATTAATGTAAAATCGGATCAACAGCGTGAAATGAGTGAAGAGATTACAGCAGCATTGCAAGCTGCAGGAGTAGAAGTGTTGTACGATGACCGTACGGAACGTGCCGGTGTGAAGTTTAAGGATGCCGATTTACTTGGTTTACCACTTCGAATTACGGTTTCCGATAAATTAGAACCAGGTACAGTGGAAGTTCGCGTAAGACGTACGGGTGAAGCTACTGTGGTAGCTGTGAGCGAACTTATCCCTTATGTAAAAGAACAGCTAGCAAATCTGTAA
- a CDS encoding PolC-type DNA polymerase III, whose amino-acid sequence MDLLTEQKHRFSLLLKQLEVPQEMVERYFTEGYIEKLEVYKQTKEWIFHFTFEKMMPVDIYRAFTKRLQQTFAHLAKVDAIFRYSLQPPVHIVVEEYWDYLLNDPDAHLQTLVGTLKTGRMETAGDQVKLLLPTEMAVDIMKSKKADEQLTEAFWKIAQVRPRFLFQAEENDEAMQAFIEQRKEEERALVKNVMTQQAQAEKERQNGQEAEAITTVTIGYDIKEEPVPICEIQEEERRITIQGTVFNVEIKELKSGRHILTFHMTDYTDSLTVKIFSRDKEDVKVLEAIKDGMWIKARGSVQHDTFMRELVMMANDINQIEQQGRKDRAEEKRVELHAHTPMSMLDGVVSVKSYITQAAKWGHKAVTITDHGVVQAFPEAYGVAKKNGIKCILGLEAYVVEDGINIVYNLDRGATNYAIDEKTPYVVFDTETTGLNANEHTIIEIAAVKMIGSEIIEEWTELIDPGILVGPKTTEITGITNEMLRGKQKLDVVLRRFKEFAGDSILVAHNAEFDQAFINACAIRVGMEPWTNSFLDTLPLARMMYSGMRNYRLGTLAKRFNVELINAHRALDDTVALAKVFQLMLKDVKEAEIKTLSELNERSNAQADYKSTRPFHATILVKNKEGLKNLYKLVSISHTETFFRVPRIMRSQITKYREGLLIGTACKEGELFQGILRGKPEQELEEIARFYDYIELQPLEHYKPLLRNETIPNTDVVKTYHETLIRIADHLERPVVATGDVHFLHPRDHTFREVFLLSKGDQDANDQPPLYFMTTEEMLEAFSYLGEQKAKEIVIDNTNAIADMIDEVSPIPDRLYTPVIEGADEELRDMCYNKAKRIYGDPLPEIVEKRLEKELTSIIKHGFGVIYLISQRLVTKSLSDGYLVGSRGSVGSSFVATMSDITEVNPLPPHYVCPSCQHSEFIMDGSIGSGFDLKDKDCEKCGTRYTKDGQDIPFETFLGFKGDKVPDIDLNFSGDYQPRAHKYTQDLFGVDNVFRAGTIGTVAEKTAYGYVRKWAEERKLMLRGAEIARLVNGCTGAKRTTGQHPGGIIVLPDYMDMEDFCPIQFPADDVKSEWRTTHFDFHSIHDNLLKLDILGHDDPTVIRMLQDLTGLDPKQIPLDDPKTMSIFSSTESIGVTADQIRTNMGTLGIPEFGTKFVRQMLEDTKPTTFAELVQISGLSHGTDVWLNNAQELIRNQTCKLSEVIGCRDDIMVYLIYKGLEPSQAFKIMESVRKGKGVSEEDQEEMRNHDVPEWYIGSCQRIKYMFPKAHATAYVMMAVRIAYCKVHYPLEFYATYFTVRADDFDIPLMVQGSAAIRQRIEEIEEKGHDAQPKEKSLLTVLEMALEMVERGFSFTNVDLYRSDAEKFLIDGNKLIAPFNAIPGLGTNAAISIVEAREQGEFLSKEDLLSRSKISKTILEYLDEQGALQGMPESNQLSLF is encoded by the coding sequence TTGGATCTATTAACAGAACAAAAACATAGATTTTCTCTGCTCCTCAAGCAATTAGAGGTTCCCCAAGAGATGGTTGAGCGGTATTTTACCGAGGGGTATATTGAGAAGCTAGAAGTATATAAACAAACTAAGGAATGGATTTTTCATTTCACATTTGAAAAAATGATGCCAGTTGATATATATCGTGCGTTTACCAAACGATTGCAACAAACATTTGCACACTTAGCCAAGGTTGATGCGATTTTTCGTTATTCCTTACAGCCGCCCGTACATATTGTGGTGGAAGAATACTGGGATTACTTGTTGAACGACCCAGATGCTCATTTGCAAACATTGGTAGGAACCCTAAAAACAGGACGAATGGAGACAGCGGGGGACCAGGTAAAGCTATTGTTACCAACTGAAATGGCAGTAGATATTATGAAATCGAAAAAAGCAGATGAACAACTGACGGAAGCATTTTGGAAGATTGCTCAGGTACGCCCGCGTTTTCTATTCCAAGCAGAAGAAAACGATGAGGCTATGCAGGCTTTTATTGAGCAACGTAAAGAAGAGGAACGAGCGTTGGTTAAAAATGTAATGACTCAGCAAGCTCAGGCTGAGAAAGAGCGTCAGAATGGACAAGAGGCTGAAGCGATTACTACTGTTACCATTGGATATGACATTAAGGAGGAACCTGTACCTATCTGTGAGATTCAAGAGGAAGAGAGACGAATTACGATTCAGGGTACAGTCTTTAATGTAGAAATTAAAGAATTAAAAAGCGGACGCCATATCTTAACATTCCATATGACAGATTATACTGATTCGCTGACCGTCAAAATCTTTTCGCGTGATAAGGAAGATGTTAAAGTACTAGAGGCGATTAAAGACGGTATGTGGATTAAAGCACGCGGTAGCGTCCAGCATGATACCTTTATGCGTGAGCTGGTTATGATGGCAAATGATATCAACCAGATTGAACAGCAAGGACGCAAGGACCGAGCAGAGGAGAAACGGGTTGAGTTACACGCCCATACTCCTATGAGCATGTTGGACGGAGTCGTTTCCGTGAAATCTTACATTACGCAAGCTGCTAAATGGGGACATAAAGCTGTGACAATAACCGACCATGGTGTCGTACAGGCATTCCCTGAGGCTTATGGCGTAGCCAAAAAGAACGGTATCAAATGTATCTTAGGTTTAGAAGCCTATGTAGTGGAAGATGGCATTAATATTGTATATAACTTGGATCGTGGAGCAACAAATTATGCTATCGATGAGAAGACCCCCTATGTCGTATTTGATACAGAGACAACGGGATTGAATGCGAATGAACATACTATTATTGAAATTGCAGCTGTAAAAATGATAGGTTCAGAAATCATTGAAGAATGGACAGAATTAATTGATCCTGGTATTTTGGTTGGCCCCAAAACCACGGAGATTACAGGGATCACAAACGAGATGCTACGGGGAAAACAGAAGCTAGACGTTGTCTTGCGCCGCTTTAAAGAATTTGCTGGAGATTCTATTCTTGTTGCCCACAATGCCGAATTTGACCAAGCATTTATTAATGCATGTGCCATTCGAGTGGGTATGGAACCGTGGACAAATTCATTCTTAGACACTTTGCCACTCGCACGTATGATGTATTCAGGCATGCGTAATTATCGTTTAGGAACTTTAGCGAAACGTTTTAATGTTGAATTGATCAATGCTCACCGGGCATTGGACGACACCGTCGCACTGGCAAAAGTATTCCAGCTCATGTTAAAAGACGTGAAGGAAGCTGAGATCAAAACACTTTCAGAACTAAATGAGCGAAGCAATGCTCAGGCAGATTATAAGAGTACTCGTCCATTCCATGCTACGATATTAGTGAAGAACAAGGAAGGCTTAAAAAATCTGTATAAGCTGGTGTCTATCTCGCATACGGAAACCTTTTTCCGTGTACCACGTATTATGCGTAGCCAGATTACGAAATATCGGGAAGGCTTGTTGATTGGAACGGCGTGTAAAGAAGGAGAGCTGTTCCAAGGTATTCTACGTGGTAAGCCAGAACAGGAATTGGAAGAGATTGCTAGATTTTATGATTATATCGAGTTGCAACCCCTCGAGCATTACAAACCATTATTGCGTAATGAGACGATTCCAAACACGGACGTGGTGAAGACATATCATGAAACATTGATACGTATTGCTGACCATTTAGAGCGACCTGTTGTAGCTACGGGTGATGTTCATTTTCTGCACCCTCGAGATCATACGTTCCGTGAAGTATTCTTGTTATCAAAAGGAGACCAAGATGCTAACGACCAACCTCCACTATATTTCATGACCACTGAGGAGATGTTGGAGGCATTCTCTTACTTGGGTGAACAAAAGGCTAAAGAAATTGTTATAGACAATACAAATGCCATTGCTGACATGATTGATGAAGTTAGCCCGATCCCAGACCGTTTGTATACCCCTGTCATCGAAGGGGCAGATGAAGAACTACGTGATATGTGCTATAACAAAGCAAAGCGAATCTATGGTGATCCGTTACCAGAGATCGTTGAAAAACGCTTAGAAAAAGAATTGACAAGTATCATTAAACACGGATTTGGCGTTATTTATCTTATTTCACAGCGCTTGGTGACAAAATCACTTAGCGACGGCTATTTAGTAGGTTCCCGGGGATCGGTAGGCTCTTCTTTTGTAGCAACTATGTCCGATATCACAGAGGTTAATCCACTACCACCGCACTATGTTTGCCCGAGCTGTCAGCATAGCGAGTTTATTATGGACGGTTCCATTGGTTCTGGGTTCGACTTAAAGGACAAGGATTGTGAGAAATGTGGTACTAGATATACGAAAGATGGCCAAGATATTCCGTTCGAAACCTTCCTTGGATTTAAAGGAGATAAGGTTCCCGATATCGATTTAAATTTCTCTGGTGACTATCAACCAAGGGCTCATAAATATACGCAAGATCTATTTGGTGTCGATAATGTTTTTCGTGCAGGGACGATAGGTACGGTTGCGGAAAAGACAGCGTATGGCTATGTTCGGAAATGGGCGGAAGAGCGCAAGCTAATGCTGCGCGGAGCAGAAATCGCACGATTGGTAAATGGTTGTACGGGTGCAAAGCGGACTACTGGACAGCATCCAGGGGGAATTATTGTGTTGCCTGACTATATGGATATGGAGGATTTTTGTCCTATTCAATTCCCTGCTGATGATGTTAAATCTGAATGGCGAACAACGCATTTTGACTTCCATTCCATCCATGACAATTTATTAAAGCTAGATATTCTTGGTCACGACGATCCGACCGTTATCCGGATGCTACAGGATTTGACGGGATTAGACCCAAAACAAATCCCGTTGGACGATCCAAAAACGATGTCTATCTTTAGCTCAACAGAATCGATAGGTGTAACGGCTGATCAAATCCGTACAAATATGGGCACATTAGGGATTCCGGAATTTGGTACTAAATTCGTTCGTCAGATGTTAGAAGATACAAAACCAACCACCTTTGCTGAATTAGTACAGATTTCTGGTCTCTCTCATGGAACTGACGTATGGCTAAACAATGCCCAGGAATTGATACGTAATCAGACATGTAAGCTTTCTGAAGTTATTGGTTGTCGTGACGATATCATGGTATATCTGATTTATAAAGGATTGGAACCATCACAAGCCTTTAAAATAATGGAATCAGTGCGTAAAGGAAAAGGTGTAAGCGAGGAAGACCAAGAGGAAATGCGAAATCATGATGTGCCTGAATGGTACATAGGCTCTTGCCAACGGATTAAGTATATGTTCCCAAAAGCGCATGCGACTGCTTATGTAATGATGGCGGTTCGGATCGCTTATTGTAAGGTACATTATCCATTGGAATTTTACGCTACGTATTTCACAGTTCGTGCTGATGATTTCGATATTCCATTGATGGTACAAGGATCGGCAGCTATTCGTCAACGGATTGAAGAGATTGAGGAAAAAGGTCACGATGCCCAACCGAAAGAAAAATCCTTACTGACTGTACTAGAGATGGCATTGGAAATGGTAGAGCGAGGCTTTAGCTTTACCAATGTGGATCTATATCGTTCAGATGCTGAGAAATTCCTGATTGATGGAAATAAACTAATCGCACCGTTTAATGCGATTCCAGGATTAGGAACTAACGCAGCAATCAGTATTGTAGAAGCACGTGAACAGGGCGAATTTTTATCAAAAGAAGACCTGCTTAGTCGTTCCAAGATTTCTAAAACAATTTTGGAGTATCTGGACGAACAGGGAGCACTACAAGGTATGCCAGAATCAAATCAATTGTCCTTGTTTTAG
- a CDS encoding 1-deoxy-D-xylulose-5-phosphate reductoisomerase — translation MKNISLLGSTGSIGTSTMEVVKQHPDQFNIVAMAAGHNIDLLEEQALYAKPELISVGTEELARELSKRLAGVLSVEIVYGLDGLIEVATHPQASFVMSAVVGSVGVKPTLAAIERGKTIGLANKETLVSAGHLVMEAAQKHQATIVPVDSEHSAIFQALNGENRQDVSKLIITASGGSLRHLSRDELAHVTREDALRHPNWSMGAKITIDSATMMNKGFEVLEAHWLFGMPYEQIETILHYESIIHSMVEYKDKAVIAQLGTPDMKVPIQYALTYPSRWPLPTEALDLVTCGTLHFKEMDFTRYPLLKLAYDCGKVGGTLPAVLNAANEVAVSRFLQDELTIVGIEDVVHQVCALHQTSLHPTLEEIDEVDAWARHTARNWGK, via the coding sequence GTGAAGAACATATCGCTGTTAGGTTCTACCGGTTCGATCGGGACAAGTACCATGGAAGTAGTGAAACAGCACCCCGATCAATTTAATATCGTAGCAATGGCAGCCGGTCATAACATTGACTTATTGGAAGAACAAGCTTTGTATGCTAAACCGGAACTGATTTCCGTAGGGACAGAAGAGCTCGCACGAGAATTATCGAAACGTCTAGCTGGAGTTTTATCTGTAGAGATTGTGTACGGACTAGATGGCTTGATTGAGGTAGCAACACATCCACAAGCATCGTTTGTGATGTCAGCAGTAGTAGGTAGTGTAGGAGTTAAACCAACTCTGGCTGCTATTGAACGTGGCAAAACCATTGGACTTGCTAATAAGGAAACCTTGGTAAGTGCAGGACACTTAGTCATGGAGGCTGCTCAAAAGCATCAGGCGACGATTGTTCCTGTTGACAGTGAGCATTCTGCCATTTTTCAGGCTCTAAATGGTGAAAATCGACAGGATGTTTCTAAACTAATTATTACAGCTTCAGGAGGATCACTCCGACATCTGTCTCGGGATGAGTTAGCTCATGTTACTCGTGAAGATGCTTTGCGACATCCCAATTGGAGTATGGGAGCTAAAATAACAATTGATTCGGCTACCATGATGAATAAAGGATTTGAAGTATTAGAGGCTCATTGGCTATTCGGCATGCCATATGAGCAGATAGAGACAATTCTTCACTATGAAAGTATTATACATTCTATGGTAGAATACAAAGATAAGGCCGTGATAGCACAATTGGGAACACCGGATATGAAGGTTCCAATTCAGTATGCTCTAACCTATCCAAGTCGGTGGCCGTTACCGACTGAGGCTTTGGACCTCGTTACATGCGGTACGCTTCATTTTAAAGAGATGGATTTCACCCGCTATCCACTCTTAAAACTAGCGTATGATTGCGGTAAGGTTGGTGGTACACTGCCCGCTGTTCTAAATGCGGCCAATGAAGTAGCAGTTTCGCGTTTTTTGCAAGATGAACTAACAATTGTTGGAATTGAAGATGTCGTTCATCAGGTATGTGCACTGCACCAAACAAGTCTACATCCTACCTTAGAAGAGATTGATGAAGTTGATGCATGGGCACGACATACTGCACGAAACTGGGGCAAGTAA
- the rseP gene encoding RIP metalloprotease RseP, which produces MQMPPVQIGFGSVIAFVVIFGLLVFFHEMGHFLLAKRAGILCREFALGMGPKMFSFKKGETEYTLRWLPIGGMVRMAGEDPEMEVLQPHMEVGVLFNQANQVSHIYVTPNDIPDHATIGNVVRYDLEHDLIMTLDIQGEAKTFAVDPQTMLVIEGKEVQIAPFNRQFKGKTLWQRFLAIFAGPAANFILAFAIFVVGGLFFGAPTKDAVLGQVIPDGPAYQAGLKQGDRILSIDGTAINEWNQFVGVVNASPNKKIEMKINRDGQDIVVPVQVNEQGKIMVGAGVKKEFGLAIKHGYDQTIFWTKTIFTNLSQLFTGHVSVKDLSGPAGIFTMTSQFAQSGLAALFTWTALLSINLGIFNLLPIPALDGGRIVFIAIEALRGKPIDPNKEGMVHFVGFALLMMLILVVTWNDIQRLFLQ; this is translated from the coding sequence ATGCAAATGCCTCCCGTACAGATTGGTTTTGGATCGGTAATCGCTTTCGTGGTTATTTTTGGATTGTTGGTCTTTTTCCATGAAATGGGCCATTTTTTGTTAGCAAAACGGGCAGGTATTTTATGCCGCGAGTTCGCGCTAGGAATGGGACCAAAAATGTTTAGCTTTAAAAAAGGCGAGACAGAATATACACTGCGTTGGTTACCTATCGGTGGTATGGTACGAATGGCTGGTGAAGACCCTGAGATGGAAGTATTGCAACCGCATATGGAAGTCGGGGTTCTGTTTAATCAAGCTAATCAGGTTTCTCACATTTATGTTACTCCAAATGATATCCCCGATCATGCAACTATAGGTAATGTGGTCCGCTATGATCTTGAACATGATTTGATCATGACATTGGATATACAGGGAGAAGCGAAGACATTTGCTGTTGATCCTCAGACGATGTTGGTGATCGAAGGTAAGGAAGTACAGATCGCCCCTTTTAATCGCCAATTTAAAGGGAAAACATTATGGCAACGTTTCTTGGCTATTTTTGCTGGACCTGCTGCTAACTTCATTTTAGCTTTTGCTATATTTGTGGTGGGTGGTTTATTCTTCGGAGCTCCGACAAAAGATGCTGTTTTAGGCCAAGTTATTCCAGATGGACCTGCTTATCAGGCTGGGTTGAAACAGGGAGATCGCATTCTCAGCATCGATGGTACAGCAATAAATGAATGGAACCAATTTGTGGGAGTAGTTAATGCATCCCCTAATAAAAAAATTGAAATGAAGATCAATAGGGATGGGCAAGACATTGTCGTACCTGTACAGGTAAATGAACAAGGTAAAATAATGGTTGGTGCTGGTGTCAAGAAAGAGTTTGGATTAGCGATTAAGCATGGCTATGACCAAACAATTTTTTGGACTAAAACAATCTTCACCAATCTGTCTCAGCTCTTTACGGGACATGTAAGTGTGAAAGATTTGAGTGGACCAGCAGGTATCTTTACAATGACAAGCCAATTTGCGCAAAGTGGTCTTGCGGCACTCTTTACATGGACAGCACTTTTGAGTATTAACCTTGGCATTTTTAACCTGCTTCCAATCCCTGCCCTAGATGGTGGACGCATTGTGTTCATTGCGATTGAGGCACTGCGTGGCAAACCGATCGATCCTAACAAAGAAGGCATGGTTCACTTTGTTGGTTTTGCTTTATTGATGATGCTAATTCTAGTTGTGACTTGGAATGATATACAACGACTCTTTTTACAGTAA